CAAATAGGTTAACTAGTTTAAGCGTTAATTCATGCCCAAAAAAAACACTGTTATACCAGCTTACATCAACGCGGCTCCAGGCTCCAATATCCGGAAAACCTTCCATTGCGCCCACATAATTGTATTTAAGTGTTAGGATTTGGTCATTGAACAATACCGTGCGTAAGCCTGCATTGATTGTTGTACTGGTTACTCCCGGCAAACGGTGGGTAGCCTTATCTTCTGGATTTGCTTTTGCATCGACATAGCTGGCATTAAAAAGCAGCGATGATTTACTGGAAAGTCTTACATCGTTCGACCACTCAACACCCCAAAAATATTCCTCGTCTCCGGAGTTGTAGAGCTCAACCGGAGTATTTACGTTATAAACAATTTTAATGTTATCTACTTGTTTGGATTGGTAGAGCGAAATGTTTGTGGCGTAGCTTTCGAACTGCTGATAAAAGCTCAACTCCACCGATTCAAACTTCTCTGATGCCGGCGTTTGTGTTTCCACGAAATCAGCGGTCTGACGAATCCAGGTACTCGGTGCAATAAACCCTTTTCCGTAAGCCAGGTTAATGTGGCTGTGCGGCGTTAGATGATAAAACATACCCAGTTGCGGCAAAATTTCATAGTCGTCGTAATAGGAATATTTTTCTGCCCTTGCGCCTACCTCTAACTCCAAATCGTTATTTAATCGGAATTCAGCTAGGCCAAACAGCGATATATTGTCGAAATTGTCGACATAATCGATAGAACGTATATCTTTATTTTGTGTGTACTCCAGTCCGCTAATAATAGAGGCCTCCTCACTGGCTTGATATTCCAATTTGTACTCCAGACCATAGTATTTGCCGCTGTATTCTTCCCCATCAGGCGCCAAATATAATTCGCCTTCATACACACCCTTCCACAGACCCTCGGAATCATTGTAGTAAACCCGCGTATCGGCCATCAAGGTTTGCAAATATTCCTGATGGTATTTTAACTGCAGTGAGGTTTGGTTAATGTCGTAACGGTTACCGTGGTCATTAAAGTCGGTACCGAATAAGCTGTTCGGCCAACCAATACTGCTGCGACTCAATTGAGCACGAAATTCGAGCTGTTCATCTTTTAATTTAACAGATGCTCGATTCGCTGTTAGCGTGTTAAAACCATCTGCACTTACATTAAACTCATCGTAAACTGGTGGCGTACCATCTGGAAAATACATTGACAGCGATTCACCGTTTGAATTCATGCTACTAGCAGATAGGCTGAGCTTATAGCTACTTATGCGTGCGCCATAAGCAAAGTGCAACCCTTTTTCATCAGGGCTCGCGGCTCGTGCAGTTAAGCGTACACCTTCGGTATTATCGCGTGTTTTGACATTGATAACACCAACAAAGGCGCCGCTGCCATAAAGCGTAGAACTGGGCCCCATCAGTACTTCAATGTTTTCAATATCTTCAATTTCTACAGGCGCTGCACCATTTAGAATATTGTAGTTGTCCGATTTCATCGCCATGGTCTGGCCATCGACGAGTAACAATATCTTATCCAACGATAATCTTTGCCCGCGAACCACCAAGCGATCCAGATACCAGTTTTTCTGTAACTGAAACCCGGGTTGATCGGCTAAAGCTTCCATAATATTGCGATAGCCGTTTTCCCTGATCTGTTGACGGGTAATGACATGAACGGTTTGGGGTATTTGGTACAAGCGTTGTTTCTTCTTGCCTGCAACCTCGACCTCCACCTGCATCAGCTCTTCGAGACTGAGCGAAAACAAATCCGGTCCATTACCACTACTGTATGACGGGTTAGAAGCAACACACATAAACAGAGCTAGCCCTACGGCATTGCGTTTTAGCAAGCGAATTCGCGTCAACAGTAAGCTACCTGTAAAGTTCTTAAGGGTCGGCTAAAAATGTATATCCCTAACCTGATCACTTTTGTAAGCCAAGGCACGGGATCTCGGAGAGATGGCAGGGCTCTTCAGCGCGATCTGCTCTGCCCCTGACTCAATTCAGTGACCGTAAGGCGCGCAGAACAACATTAAGGACAGTCGCGTAATTACCCCCTCCATAAAGCGTAGTAAACTCTGGCATTAATACAATTTTGATGGACAAAAGAAAGCAACTTGAGTAAGGGTGCACAGAGATGAATCAAGAATTGAGTTTTTCTTATAAATCCATATTGTTAGTAGTCGAGCGACTAAGGGATGTCATATATGCTAACCTGGAAGAAGTTTGCTCAAGCAGGAATTTTGTCCTAATTATGCTTAGGCATTGCAACAAAGGCCGTCTTTTCTCTCTCGTTGAAACCGAAGCTATTATAAAAATTTAAGATTTTTTCGTCCTTACACCCTGTCAGCAACATTACTTTGTAGCAAGCTCTCATCCAAGCTCAATCTAAAACACGGTTCAACAGTGACTTACCAAAACCTTTATTGCGATAGTCTCGAAGGCTTTTCGCATATTTTTCACTTTCGACACATCCCACTGACTAATATCGGAATTGAACACCGAAGCACCTTGAAACATTTCTTCCAAACTCGCGTTACTGGAAAGTTTCCAGGTGCTAATGTCACCGTTAAAGTTAGATGCTCCCCGAAACATGCTTTTCGTCGTTGTTACTTTGGAGACATCCCAGGTATCCAGGTTTTGATTGAAGGCCTTGGCATTTTGAAAAGTACTTTGCATGGTGGTCACATTACCGACGTCCCAGCCACCCAGGTTCTGATCGAACCTTCCGGCGTTATTGAACATGTTCGACATATCCGTCACTGCCGACACATCCCAGGCACTGATATCGGAATCAAAAAAATCCGAACCCGCAAACATAGAGCTCATGTTGGTAACCGCCGATACATCCCAGTCGTTCAGCTCCCCGGCCAGGTTATCTGCGTTGTGGAACATACTTCCCATATTCAGCACTTGCGCTAAATCGGGGTTTTCCAGGTCGTTGATGACCAGGTTCACACAATTGAAGAAGGCGCGTCGCATCGATAGCCAGGGGCGCTGCCCCCATTGCTCAACCGATAAAAGTTTGGCCGAATCCGTGAGGCTGCTATCAAAGGTGTTTGTAAAATAGGGCTGGGGGAAAATCCCTGTAATCGATACCTGGTACTCGCTGGGCACCGCATAGGTATGGACGATATCTCCCGTCACGTTTTCATCGACACTGCCATCACCCCAATCAACGCGGTAGTTGTAAGAAAAATCGGGCGCCGTCGAAATTGCAATTTGGTTGTCGTCAGTCACGCCTGGATTATCGGTTTTCCAAGTGGTGATAAATGCCGTTTCCTCCAGTATGGTAATGTCGACGCTCGAATCGCTGCTGCCCAATACGTTGCTGGCGCTAATCGTGATCGTTGTTGTCGCTTGTGTGCTCGTGGGCGTCCCCGTGATATCACAACTGGTGCCATCGTCAGAGACGGTTACGCTAAGCCCAACCGGTAAATCAAGCGAACTACAGTCCGTTGGTTCGCCGCCGCTATTGTTTAAACCGAACGTGGAAGCGAGGCCTTGGTAATAAGTAATCGCCTTTGTCTTGAGTTGTGGCGCAGTAAAGAGTCCGCCATCGCTGATGGACCATGAGAACACATCCGTTAATACGTTCCTGGCTTCTTGTGCTGCGTTGGTAAATCGTACTGCTCCCACATCTAGCTGCAGACCTTCTTGCACACTCTGAATAGCCCAGCCATTCAGCAAGGCGTTATAGTTTTCGAAGCTTAACGCGGTATCTACCAGCATGTTGGACATTTGAGCGACATTCGAAATGTTCCAGCTTCCGAGGTTTTGATCAAAGGATGAGGCTCCAAAAAACATCTGCTCCATGGTCGTTACCGCAGAGACATCCCAAGCACGGATGTCTTGATTAAAAAGCTCGGCGTTTCTGAATAGCACTTTCATATTGGTAACCGCCGCCACATTCCAAATACCAATGTTTTGATTGAAGGCATCGGCACCATCAAACATGCCTTGCATTGTTGTAACGGCTGAAACGTCCCAGGAGCCGATATCCTGATTGAAGGCATCGGCATCGCCAAACATCCGCGTCATATCGGTAACCGATGACACATCCCAGGTGCTGATGTCCTGATTAAAACCGTCTGCCCCGTTATACAGTTCACGCATGTTGGTTACGGCGGAAACATCCCAATGACCGATATCCGAATTGAAGCCCGAAGCAAAGGTAAACATTCCGGCCATACTGGCCACACGAGACAGGTTTGGCGCCAAGGGGTCATTGATGACCAGGTTGCCGCAAACAGCGAAAGCCTTCTCCATGGATAACCAAGGGCGGTTACCCCATTGCTCTACAGACAGCAGTTTGAAAGCGTCGGATGCGAATTCCTCGTCCAGATCGAACACAATATAGGGCTGAGGATACGTACCGGTAATGCTCACCGTGTACACCCCTGGCTCGGCATAAGTGTGGGTAATATCTCCAGTCACACCGGTATCTTCACTACCATCCCCCCAATCGACATTGAAGTTGTATTCGAAGTCTGGCGAGGTATTGAGCGTGAGTTGATTGTCGGCACTGGAACCAAAATTGTCGGTTCTCCAGGTGGTGATGTAAGGCGATGGTGCTTCGATCTCAATCGCGACAAGCGCGGAGGAGTTACCCGTGGAATTCACCGCCGTGACCGTGAAGTCGGTAAGCACCTGTAAGGAAGTCGCTTCGCCGAGAATCTCGCAAGTTGCTCCATCGAGTGAAGGCTGCACAATCATGCCCTGTGGCAAATCTGAATTGCACTCGCTGATATCACCGCCCCCGAGATTATCCAGTTGTATATCTATCAGCTCACCTTCTACAAAGCTTACTTCTCCGGGGCTTTTCAAGTCTGGCGCGGAAACCGCCACGCTGATTTCAATGTTTACTGTGCTGGAACCGGTCGCATTCCTACCTGTTATGGCATGTACTGTCGCCGCTTGGATTTGTGTCGGAGTACCACTCAGCTCGCAGCTGCTGGAGTCTGCCGATACGGCTAACTGCAAGCCCTGCGGTAGAGAATCTGCCGTACACGCACTCAAATCCCCTCCACCGGAATTTTGTAATTCAAGAGTGCCAATATTCACATTGCTAAAAAATTGCTGAGCGGCCAGGTCCTCAAATGAGGGCGCCTGCAGCATTAATCCGCCGCTGCTGGAACTGCTGAAACTGCTGGAACTGCTGGAACTGCTGGAACTGCTGGAACTGCTGGAACTGCTGGAACTGCTGGAACTGCTGGAACTGCTGGAACTGCTGGAACTGCTGGAACTGCTGGAACTGCTGGAACTGCTACCAGTATTATTATTTCCGCTGCCTTCGCCACTGCCACTACCACCACAAGCGGCAAGCGTGGATAAGCAAAGAAAAACTACGAACCGGCCAAAGCTACAAGCTTGCTTCATAAAAACCCCGAAAATCATAAATATCAAAATTCCGGTGGGTGCATGCCACCGGCAATCAAACTATCAACAAGCCGAATTGTTCAGACTCGAGATACATAGCGGAGAAAATAAACAACAAGCGTTTGTAAAAGCGTGGTTATGAGCGTGGTATTTGTGGCTTAGTAATAAGTAGGCGATAGTTTTTTGATAAGAAACGAAATGAAAGTACAACGGCCCAAAGAAGCTCTGCCATTTTTGGGTTTTTTATTTATTTGGGAGCCGCTTACATTTCAGTTAACATACCCCGCTTTCCAAGCCGCGTGTGTTCAAACAATAATGCCTTATGAATCAAGACGTTAAACCCTCACAAGTACAGCTCGAAACCCACACACCCATGATGCAACAATACCTGAGCATCAAAGCTGAACACCCCAATGAATTGGTGTTCTACCGCATGGGCGATTTTTATGAGTTGTTTTATGACGATGCCCGCAAGGCAGCAAAACTATTAGATGTAACCCTAACCGCCCGCGGTAAATCAAACGGCGAACCCATACCCATGGCAGGTGTGCCCTACCATGCTGCTGAGAATTATCTTGCGAAACTGGTGAGGCTCGGTGTTTCAGTAGCAATTTGCGAGCAGGTGGGTGACCCTGCAACATCAAAAGGCCCGGTAGAACGCAAAGTTATGCGCATCGTTACTCCGGGTACAGTGAGTGACGAAGCCCTGCTGGACGAGCATCGCGATAATTTGTTAGTTGCGGTCTGCTGTCGTGAAGAGCATTGGGGAATATCAAGCCTTGATATGGGAAGCGGACGCTTCACCGTGTTTGAGGTCATCGGTGAAGAGGCGTTGGTTGCAGAAATTGAAAGGCTTAAGCCTGCTGAGTTACTTGCACCTGATCTGCTAACGCTGCCAGCGGCAGTCAGCAGCCGTGCCGGTTACCGCAGTCGCCCCGAATGGGAGTTTGACAGAGAAAACGCGCTACGAGCCCTGTGTGCGCATTTCGAAACAAAAGATTTAAATGGCTATGGTTGCGAGGAACTCAACGTTGCCATCGCTGCCGCAGGTTGTCTGTACAGCTACGCACGGGAAACACAACGCACCGAACTTAGCCACATTTCCAGCCTTGTCGTTGAGAACCCTAATAAAACCGTGGGCTTGGATGCTGCCACGCGTCGGAATCTGGAACTGGATATCAATCTTGCCGGTGGCGAGGAAAATACGCTGTTCAGCGTGTTAAATACATCCTCAACGGCGATGGGTGGCCGTTTATTGCGCCGTTGGTTGAACATGCCGTTACGCGACCAGGAAATTCTCGTCGCGAGGCAATCCGCTATTGCCGACCTGCAGCAGCACTTCCTGTTCGAATCTCTCAGCGAAATTCTGAAACACGTCGGTGATCTGGAGCGTATTTTAGGGCGTGTCGCACTGCGCTCAGCGAGACCCAGAGACTTATCCCGTTTGCTCAGTTCGCTTGCTCTTTATCCGGAAATTCACAATCTCTTACGGGGCTGCGATGCTCCTAAAATACAGCAGTTACTCAGAGATATCAGTGAATTCCCGGAGCTTGTCGAAGTACTCGATTGCGCACTCGTCGAAAATCCACCAGTTGTGATCCGCGAGGGCGGTGTCATCGCCGAAGGTTACGATGCAGAACTGGATGAATTGCGGGGCATCAGTAGCAATGCTGGCGATTTTCTCGTAAAGCTCGAAACTCAGGAACGTGAACGCACCGGATTGAGCACTCTAAAAGTCGGCTATAACCGCGTACACGGTTACTACATCGAGATCAGCAAATCGCAGGCTGACCAGGCTCCAGCGGAATACATTCGCCGACAAACGCTAAAAAACGCCGAACGTTTTATCACACCGGAATTAAAGACCTTCGAAGACAAAGCGCTATCGGCCAAAAGTCGCGCGCTCAGTCGCGAAAAAGGCTTGTACGACGCTCTTATTGAACACCTCAACGAACACTTAAGGGAACTGCAAATATCCGCTGCTGCCGTTTCTGAACTGGATGTTCTCAACACCCTGGCTGAGCGAGCAAGTCAGTTAAATTTCGTATCACCGCATTTCTCAGACGACGGAATTCACATTGAGCAGGGTCGCCACCCTGTTGTCGAGCAGGTACTCGAAACTCCGTTCATCCCCAATGATTTAACGCTGGATTCCCAACAGCGTATGCTGATTATTACCGGCCCTAATATGGGCGGTAAATCCACCTATATGCGTCAAACTGCATTGATTGTTTTGCTGGCGCAAATTGGAAGTTATGTACCGGCGCACGCTTGTAGGCTGAGCCTGGTGGATCGTATATTCACCCGCATCGGTTCGTCTGACGATCTCGCGGGCGGGCGCTCCACCTTTATGGTGGAAATGACTGAAACGGCCAATATTCTCAACAATGCCACCGCGCACAGCCTGGTATTAATGGATGAAATCGGACGGGGCACATCCACCTATGATGGTCTCTCACTCGCTTGGGCCTGTGTGGAACATCTCGCCGAAAAGCTCAAAGCATACACACTGTTTGCAACCCATTACTTCGAAATCACTGCACTGCCCGAGCAACTAAAAGGCGTGAGCAATGTGCACCTGGATGCCACGGAGCATCACGACAACATTGTGTTCTTGCACAACATCCAGACCGGGCCGGCAAATAAAAGCTACGGCCTGCAAGTTGCCAAGCTAGCAGGCATTCCAACGCCCGTACTGCAGCAAGCCAAGGCCGTACTGGCAAAGCTGGAGTCGGGTAACCCCAAGCAGCAAGTAGCACCCCGCCAACAGCCCAGCCCTCAGGTGGATATGTTCGCAACACCGGAGCCCAGCCCGGTTGAACGTGAACTGGAAGCTATAAATCCTGATGACTATAGCCCCCGGCAAGCCCTGGAATTACTGTATAGATTGAAAGATTTGCTGTGAAACCGTAACACTCAAATAAGCCTGATCGCAGCGTGCACAGGGCATTTCGAGACTATGCCAATCCGCCGCTACCTGTTAGAATGCCGCCCTTTTCGAACACAGCCCCGAGGTTAATGCAATGACATTCGTAGTTGGTGAAAACTGCATAAAATGTAAGCACACAGATTGTGTGGAGGTGTGCCCGGTTGACTGCTTCTATGAAGGCCCCAACTTCCTGGTGATCCACCCCGATGAATGCATCGACTGCGCGCTTTGCGAACCTGAATGTCCGGTTGATGCCATCTTCTCCGAAGATGAGCTGCCAAGCGATCAAGAGGCATTTCTTGAGTTAAACGCCGAACTGGCGGAAGTTTGGCCCAACATTACCGAAAAGAAAGATGCTCCCGAAGATGCCGAAGAGTGGGATGGTGTTGAAGGCAAGCTGCAGTACCTCGAGCGCTAAACTGCTCGCCCCTACCCACTCAACAATTGAAGGCCGCGTTCAGCGGCCTTAATTCAATATAAACACCCGAAAACATACAGGTTCCGATACCGATGCGGCTAGTTTCCTGGAATGTCAACGGCTTGCGCGCCGTCGTCAAAAAAGATTTTTTCGAATCACTGGTGAGCATGAACCCCGATGTACTGTGCCTTCAGGAAACCAAAGCACAGGACGACCAAGTTATCGCTGCGCTTGCGGAACTCGAGGGCTACCATGTTTTCAGCAATTCGGCGGTAAAAAAAGGCTACTCCGGTACAGCGATCCTGACACGGCACGAGCCTCTCGCTATCCGTTGCGATATTGGCGTTGACGAGCACGATCAGGAAGGGCGTGTGATCTGCGCTGAATACGAAAAGTATTTTCTGATAACGGTGTATGTGCCCAACAGTGGCAGCGAATTGAAACGCCTAGACTACCGCCAAACCTGGGACACAGACTTCCTGGCTTATCTTAAAAATCTGGAACAAACCAAACCTGTGATAGTGTGTGGCGATTTTAACGTTGCGCATACCGAAATCGATTTGGCACGCCCCAAACCAAACTACAATAAATCCGCCGGTTTCATGCAAGAAGAAATTGATGGCATGGACAATTATATCGCCGGCGGTTTTGTGGATTCCTACCGGCACTTTTATCCGGCGGAACAAAAATATTCCTGGTGGAGTTATCGCGCTGGCGCGCGCGCCAAGAATGTTGGGTGGAGAATTGATTATTTTTTGTGTTCCCCAACTTTGCTCGACAACATTGTTGATGCCGGAATTGACAACGATATATTTGGTTCCGATCATTGCCCGGTGTGGTTGGATATTGTTTAGCCGGTCGACAAATCTAGGTTACCGCCATCTTTTAAAAACCTCCTAAATTTAAAACGGAATTTAGCAACCAATTGTGTTACCAGTTGAACGTGGCAGCGCAGCTATGGCGCGACACAAAGCCGAAACCACTAGTAGTACGAAGCAAACCCCTCTCGTTAATAAAATGTCCTTTGTTAAACTGGATCCCAGCCTCAGTTGCATCGATGCAATTAGGCAGATTGGAATGGGTGGCGGCTACGTTTACCTTGTCGGTCGATGTGTTATCTATTGCTAGGTGATGGCGATGAATGGATGAGACAGGCTCTTAAACTCATAAACCAAGCCAGAACATCGCCAATAAATTACCCTCCAACAGCGCAGGCCGCCAAGCTACTCTGGTTACGAACCTCATAATTTTCAGAAGCCGGCGCGCCAAACAAAAAAAGGCTGCCTAATCGGCAGCCTCTTTTCATTAGAAGGATTGCAGGGTTTACGGAATTACATCGCTCCGAAGAGTGCGCTGGCATCCAGACCCTGCTTTTCGAGAATATCGCGCAAACGGCGTAAAGCTTCAACCTGAATCTGGCGCACACGTTCTCTTGTTAAACCAATTTCGCGACCAACCTCTTCAAGTGTGCTGGTTTCATGGCCACGCAAGCCAAAGCGACGAGCGACCACTTCTCTCTGCTTTTCGCTCAATTCGTCTAACCAGCCATTCAAGCTCGTGCTTAAATCGCTGTCTTCGAGCAGCTCAACAGGGTCAGAAACCTGCTGATCCGGCACTGTGTCGACCACGGTTTTTTCTGAACTCGGACCAATGGGCGCATCCATGGATGTAACGCGTTCGTTTAAAGCCAACATACGCTCAACATCTTCAACTGGCTTTTCGAGAAGTACGGCGATTTCTTCGGGTGAAGGTTCGTGATCGAGTTTTTGTGAAAGTTCCCGCGCCGCGCGCAGGTAAACATTTAATTCTTTAACAACGTGAATAGGCAGACGAATAGTGCGGGTCTGGTTCATAATTGCACGTTCTATGGTCTGGCGAATCCACCAGGTGGCATAGGTTGAGAAGCGGAAGCCGCGCTCTGGGTCAAACTTTTCAACAGCGCGTATAAGACCCAGGTTACCCTCTTCTATGAGGTCTAACAGTGCCAGGCCGCGATTGACGTAACGACGAGAAATCTTAACAACGAGGCGCAAATTACTCTCGATCATGCGCTTGCGGGCAGCTTCATCGCCCTTCAAGGCACGACGTGCAAAGTACACTTCTTCTTCAGCACTTAACAGCGGTGAAAAGCCGATTTCGTTGAGGTAAAGTTGCGTCGCATCGAGATTGCGTTGATAGGCATCGTCAACATCCGACTGTGATGTTTTAGAGCCACGATTTCGCTGTTTAACGGATGAACTGTCGGAATCGCTGTATTCATCCATATCAAAATCGGAACCCTGTTGGATGAGCGTTTCCTGCTCAAGAGAAGCGTAAGACAATACTGTATCGAGTTCTTGAATTGCCATGACCTGACCCCTGTGACGTAGGTTATCCTCGCGAGGCTTTATTTATCTCTCGCACGTTATTTATAAGCATCGCCAGAAAACACCTTGATTAGATTTCTTGTTTTGCCGCCGAGTACCACATAATGTCGGCCGACAATGAAAATCTTTAATCTTTCCGACTTTCTCCTGCTACTTTCTCATTAGCCCTGTTTGCGAGGCAAATAACGCATTGGGTCAACTGGATTTCCGTCAAAACGAATTTCAAAGTGCAGTTTGACAGAATCTGTACCGGTAGAGCCCATTTCTGCAATCTTGTCGCCGCTATTCACTTTATCGCCCTCTTTCACCAGTAATCGCTGGTTATGGGCATATGCGCTAAGGTACTTTGCGCTGTGTTTAACGATGATCAGCTTGCCGTAGCCTCGCAAACCGCTCCCGGAATAAACCACTGTTCCAGCAGCAGCCGCACGCACAGGCTCTCCTAATTTCCCCTGAATATCAATACCTTTGTTTAGGCCTCCATTTGAGCTGAAAGTAGCAATTAATTTTCCTGTAGCGGGCCAGCGCCAGGTTTGAGTTTGATTTAAGTCTTTTTTGATGGGTGTGGAAGTTTGAACAACTGATCGATTTTTTGAACGGCCGGTGTCCTTATTTGTCGCCGTTGCAGTTTGCGCCTTAGGTTTAGCGGGAGCGGGGGTTGGTGCCACAGGGGGCATTCTGGAAGTATCGAGCGACAGTTTTTGGCCAGGGTAGATAGCATAGCTTGTGCTCACACCGTTTGCGCGTGCCAGCTCACGATAATCAAGGTTATAACGCCAAGCGATGGAATACAGAGTTTCTCCTTTGGAGACAATATGATAGCGGATACGCTCCCCTGGCGGCGTTCCCCTATCGCTCACTGGGGCGCGATAGTTACCACTAGAGCAAGCGGTTTGCAGCAGCACGATCGGGATAAAAGCGATCAATATTTTGAACATTACACTTTCGTGGCTACCCTGTTTAGTGAGAGTCGTGGCATCTATTGCGTCACTCTTTTATGGTTAAATAGTGCACAAAACTAGAATTTTTTGAAATTAATACGAAAAATTTATTAGAAATAAGTCTATACTGCCTAAGCATATTTTTAACATTTTTTAAATAAATCCGAACTATACCCAGCCTTTCGCTCGGAAACTGGTCATTCTTTTAACTGGTTAAAAGATACTCTACGCGACACGCATTCAACCATAAGTACCAATAATAACCCTAAAGCACAGAATATTAATGCTGCAAATAAATCTGAGCTCTGTCCATTCAATTGCGTATAAGTGTGGGGCAATACATTCTGTTGAACTAAAGGCACCACCTCGCCATGGCGATTAGTTGTGGTTTCGAGTGTATGCTTCCAGGGCCAGGTTACATTTAGTGAACCTATTAAAAACCCAATTAACGTGGCAAGTGTTACCTGGTGAAAGTTATCGAGTAACCAGGAAAGAAACCTCGAGAACACCAACAGCCCCGCAACACAGCCCATGGCAATACTTGCCAAAGCAACAATATCGAGCTCCGAAATAGCAGCGAGAACTACAGGGTAAAGGCCTACCAACAACAAGATAAAACTGCCGGATATCCCCGGTAGAATCATCGCGCAAATCGCGACGAATCCCCCCGCGAACAATATCCACCAATGTCCTGGCAGTTGAGTTGGCGTCGCAATAGATACTCCAAACACGAACAAAGCTCCAAGTGCACAAGCAAGCAGATCTTGCCCGCGCCAACCAGGTTGACGTTTAACAAGCAAAACAATGGAAGCGGCGATTAAGCCCGAGAAAAACGCCCAAACCAGCAAGGGGTGATGGTGAAGCGCATAGCCAATGAGAGCTGCGAACGTTTTAAGGCTAATAAGAATTCCCCCAAACACGGCCAGTAGGAAGAAGCCGTTTATGTGACTCCATGCCGCACCAAAACCTTCTTTAAAAAGAATTTTTATCGCTTGTGGCCCGATTTGCTTCAAGGAATGCAGCAGTTCATCATAAATGCCGGTGATGAGCGCGATAGTGCCACCTGAAACGCCTGGAACAATATCCGCAGCGCCCATGGCCATACCTTTCATTACCAGGGGGAAGTAGTCACGGGCTGAGCGCGACCGATTAATAGGGTCTGTCATTCTGGTAGAGATCCTTATGCTTTTTTTTGTAAACAGGTTCAATAAAACTAGTAACCCAGTAATCAACTAGGTCTTTTTTCGAAGACTTTCGGTTTGGAAGCTCTCAGCGAACTTTAATCTATGAGGAAACCTCCACGCATCACACGATACTGGTAATTCGATTTGGGAACGTTGAATTTTAACGGGTTACCCCGGAGAGTAAG
The DNA window shown above is from Alteromonadaceae bacterium 2753L.S.0a.02 and carries:
- a CDS encoding ferredoxin, with the protein product MTFVVGENCIKCKHTDCVEVCPVDCFYEGPNFLVIHPDECIDCALCEPECPVDAIFSEDELPSDQEAFLELNAELAEVWPNITEKKDAPEDAEEWDGVEGKLQYLER
- a CDS encoding exodeoxyribonuclease-3, whose amino-acid sequence is MRLVSWNVNGLRAVVKKDFFESLVSMNPDVLCLQETKAQDDQVIAALAELEGYHVFSNSAVKKGYSGTAILTRHEPLAIRCDIGVDEHDQEGRVICAEYEKYFLITVYVPNSGSELKRLDYRQTWDTDFLAYLKNLEQTKPVIVCGDFNVAHTEIDLARPKPNYNKSAGFMQEEIDGMDNYIAGGFVDSYRHFYPAEQKYSWWSYRAGARAKNVGWRIDYFLCSPTLLDNIVDAGIDNDIFGSDHCPVWLDIV
- a CDS encoding RNA polymerase RpoS-like sigma 38 subunit, which translates into the protein MAIQELDTVLSYASLEQETLIQQGSDFDMDEYSDSDSSSVKQRNRGSKTSQSDVDDAYQRNLDATQLYLNEIGFSPLLSAEEEVYFARRALKGDEAARKRMIESNLRLVVKISRRYVNRGLALLDLIEEGNLGLIRAVEKFDPERGFRFSTYATWWIRQTIERAIMNQTRTIRLPIHVVKELNVYLRAARELSQKLDHEPSPEEIAVLLEKPVEDVERMLALNERVTSMDAPIGPSSEKTVVDTVPDQQVSDPVELLEDSDLSTSLNGWLDELSEKQREVVARRFGLRGHETSTLEEVGREIGLTRERVRQIQVEALRRLRDILEKQGLDASALFGAM
- a CDS encoding lipoprotein NlpD — protein: MFKILIAFIPIVLLQTACSSGNYRAPVSDRGTPPGERIRYHIVSKGETLYSIAWRYNLDYRELARANGVSTSYAIYPGQKLSLDTSRMPPVAPTPAPAKPKAQTATATNKDTGRSKNRSVVQTSTPIKKDLNQTQTWRWPATGKLIATFSSNGGLNKGIDIQGKLGEPVRAAAAGTVVYSGSGLRGYGKLIIVKHSAKYLSAYAHNQRLLVKEGDKVNSGDKIAEMGSTGTDSVKLHFEIRFDGNPVDPMRYLPRKQG
- a CDS encoding putative membrane protein, with protein sequence MTDPINRSRSARDYFPLVMKGMAMGAADIVPGVSGGTIALITGIYDELLHSLKQIGPQAIKILFKEGFGAAWSHINGFFLLAVFGGILISLKTFAALIGYALHHHPLLVWAFFSGLIAASIVLLVKRQPGWRGQDLLACALGALFVFGVSIATPTQLPGHWWILFAGGFVAICAMILPGISGSFILLLVGLYPVVLAAISELDIVALASIAMGCVAGLLVFSRFLSWLLDNFHQVTLATLIGFLIGSLNVTWPWKHTLETTTNRHGEVVPLVQQNVLPHTYTQLNGQSSDLFAALIFCALGLLLVLMVECVSRRVSFNQLKE